Proteins encoded within one genomic window of Mycolicibacterium aubagnense:
- the rplD gene encoding 50S ribosomal protein L4 yields the protein MTLKIDVKTPDGKKDGSVELPAELFDVEPNIALMHQVVTAQLAAARQGTHATKTRAMVSGGGKKPYRQKGTGRARQGSTRAPQFTGGGVVHGPQPRDYSQRTPKKMIAAALRSALSDRARNERIHAITELVAGQNPSTKSAKSFLSSLTDNKKVLVVIGRSDEVGAKSVRNLPGVHVISPDQLNTYDVLNADDLVFSVEALNAYITSNTKDEKEGASV from the coding sequence ATGACTTTGAAGATTGACGTCAAGACCCCGGACGGCAAGAAGGACGGCTCTGTCGAGCTGCCCGCCGAGCTGTTCGACGTCGAGCCGAACATCGCGCTGATGCACCAGGTGGTGACGGCCCAGCTGGCCGCCGCTCGCCAGGGCACCCACGCCACCAAGACGCGGGCCATGGTGTCCGGTGGTGGCAAGAAGCCGTACCGCCAGAAGGGCACCGGCCGCGCCCGTCAGGGTTCGACCCGCGCCCCGCAGTTCACCGGTGGTGGCGTCGTGCACGGCCCGCAGCCGCGTGACTACTCGCAGCGGACCCCGAAGAAGATGATCGCCGCTGCCCTGCGCAGCGCGCTGTCGGACCGGGCCCGCAACGAGCGCATCCACGCGATCACCGAGCTGGTGGCCGGTCAGAACCCGTCGACCAAGAGCGCCAAGTCGTTCCTGTCGTCGCTGACCGACAACAAGAAGGTGCTCGTCGTGATCGGCCGCAGCGATGAGGTCGGTGCCAAGAGCGTTCGCAACCTGCCTGGCGTGCACGTGATCTCGCCGGATCAGCTGAACACCTACGACGTCCTGAACGCCGATGACCTGGTGTTCTCGGTGGAGGCGCTCAACGCCTACATCACCTCTAACACCAAGGACGAAAAAGAAGGAGCGTCGGTCTGA
- the rpsS gene encoding 30S ribosomal protein S19 has product MPRSLKKGPFVDDHLLKKVDVQNEKNTKQVIKTWSRRSTIIPDFIGHTFAVHDGRKHVPVFVSEAMVGHKLGEFAPTRTFKGHIKDDRKSKRR; this is encoded by the coding sequence ATGCCTCGTAGCCTCAAAAAGGGTCCGTTCGTCGACGACCATCTGCTCAAGAAGGTCGACGTCCAGAACGAGAAGAACACCAAGCAGGTCATCAAGACCTGGTCCCGTCGGTCGACCATCATCCCCGACTTCATCGGCCACACCTTCGCCGTCCACGACGGTCGCAAGCATGTGCCGGTGTTCGTCAGCGAAGCGATGGTTGGGCACAAGCTCGGCGAGTTCGCCCCGACGCGGACCTTCAAGGGTCACATCAAGGACGACCGGAAGAGCAAGCGCCGCTAA
- the rplC gene encoding 50S ribosomal protein L3, with the protein MARKGILGTKLGMTQVFDENNKVVPVTVVKAGPNVVTRIRTTERDGYSAVQLAYGEISPRKVNKPVTGQFAAAGVNPRRHLAELRLDDEAAAAEYEVGQELTAEIFADGGYVDVTGTSKGKGFAGTMKRHGFKGQGAAHGAQAVHRRPGSIGGCATPGRVFKGTRMSGRMGSDRVTTQNLKVHKVDAENGVLLIKGAIPGRNGGLVVVRTAIKRGEK; encoded by the coding sequence ATGGCACGCAAAGGCATTTTGGGCACCAAGCTGGGCATGACGCAGGTGTTCGACGAGAACAACAAAGTCGTCCCGGTCACGGTCGTCAAGGCCGGCCCCAACGTGGTGACCCGCATTCGCACCACCGAGCGCGACGGCTACAGCGCCGTGCAGCTCGCGTACGGCGAGATCAGCCCTCGCAAGGTGAACAAGCCGGTCACCGGTCAGTTCGCTGCTGCAGGCGTCAACCCGCGCCGTCACCTGGCCGAGCTTCGTCTCGACGACGAGGCCGCGGCCGCAGAGTACGAGGTCGGCCAGGAGCTGACCGCCGAGATCTTCGCCGACGGTGGTTACGTCGACGTGACCGGCACCAGCAAGGGCAAGGGCTTCGCCGGCACCATGAAGCGCCACGGCTTCAAGGGCCAGGGCGCCGCGCACGGTGCCCAGGCTGTGCACCGTCGTCCCGGTTCGATCGGTGGCTGCGCCACCCCGGGCCGTGTCTTCAAGGGCACCCGCATGTCCGGCCGTATGGGTAGCGACCGCGTGACGACCCAGAACCTGAAGGTTCACAAGGTTGACGCCGAGAACGGTGTGCTGCTCATCAAGGGCGCCATCCCCGGCCGCAACGGTGGACTGGTCGTCGTTCGCACCGCGATCAAACGAGGTGAGAAGTAA
- a CDS encoding hotdog fold domain-containing protein, translating to MSTLSPTYRAWKQLSGRPGGSLMFSAAAMVRVPYFASILPRVLTMEPGYAQVAVPKWFFVYNHLHTVHAIASCNAAEAAMGMAMEATVPTTHRWIPKAMNVRYLAKATTSLRAHARVDVPDFDTLTKGTDVVVSVSVVDASGEEVVHADITTWVTPA from the coding sequence ATGTCGACACTGAGCCCCACGTACCGCGCCTGGAAGCAGCTCTCGGGACGGCCCGGCGGCAGCCTGATGTTCTCCGCCGCCGCGATGGTGCGAGTGCCGTACTTCGCCTCGATCTTGCCCCGGGTGCTGACGATGGAGCCCGGCTACGCCCAGGTGGCGGTGCCGAAGTGGTTCTTCGTCTACAACCATCTGCACACCGTGCATGCGATCGCCTCGTGCAACGCGGCCGAAGCCGCCATGGGTATGGCCATGGAAGCAACGGTGCCGACGACCCACCGCTGGATCCCCAAGGCCATGAACGTGCGGTACCTGGCCAAGGCCACCACATCGCTGCGGGCGCACGCGCGGGTTGATGTCCCCGACTTCGACACCCTGACCAAGGGCACCGATGTCGTGGTGTCGGTCTCGGTGGTCGACGCCTCGGGCGAAGAGGTCGTGCACGCCGACATCACGACGTGGGTGACGCCTGCCTAA
- the rplV gene encoding 50S ribosomal protein L22, which translates to MTTVTEYPSASAKARFVRVSASKARRVIDLVRGKSVEEALDILRWAPQAASEPVAKVIASAAANAQNNEGLDPTTLVVATVFADEGPTAKRIRPRAQGRAYRIRKRTSHITVVVESRPAKDKGAKASASAGASRARRAQGSKAASAKTETKGGSE; encoded by the coding sequence ATGACTACCGTTACTGAATACCCGTCCGCGAGCGCCAAAGCGCGCTTCGTGCGTGTGTCGGCGAGCAAGGCCCGCCGGGTCATCGACCTCGTCCGTGGCAAGAGCGTCGAAGAGGCGCTCGACATCCTGCGGTGGGCACCGCAGGCTGCCAGCGAGCCGGTCGCCAAGGTGATCGCCAGCGCTGCCGCCAACGCGCAGAACAACGAGGGCCTGGACCCGACGACCCTCGTGGTCGCCACGGTCTTCGCCGACGAGGGCCCGACCGCCAAGCGCATCCGGCCGCGCGCCCAGGGGCGTGCGTACCGAATCCGCAAGCGCACCAGCCACATCACCGTGGTCGTCGAGAGCCGTCCGGCGAAGGACAAGGGCGCCAAGGCGTCTGCGTCGGCCGGTGCCTCTCGCGCCCGTCGTGCGCAGGGCAGCAAGGCCGCCTCTGCGAAGACCGAGACGAAGGGAGGCTCGGAGTAG
- the rpsQ gene encoding 30S ribosomal protein S17 has translation MAETKGPKHTPATETERGSRKTAIGYVVSDKMEKTIVVELESRKSHPLYGKIIRTTTKVKAHDENGDAGIGDRVSLMETRPLSATKRWRLVEVLEKAK, from the coding sequence ATGGCAGAAACTAAAGGCCCCAAGCACACGCCGGCCACCGAGACCGAGCGCGGCAGCCGCAAGACCGCCATCGGTTACGTGGTGTCGGACAAGATGGAAAAGACCATCGTGGTCGAGCTGGAATCCCGTAAGAGCCACCCGCTCTACGGGAAGATCATCCGCACCACCACCAAGGTCAAGGCGCACGACGAGAACGGCGATGCCGGTATCGGCGACCGCGTCTCGCTGATGGAGACCCGTCCGCTGTCGGCCACCAAGCGCTGGCGTCTGGTCGAGGTGTTGGAAAAGGCGAAGTAG
- the rpmC gene encoding 50S ribosomal protein L29 produces the protein MAVGVSPGELRELTEEELITRLRESKEELFNLRFQMATGQLSNNRRLRTVRQEIARVYTVLRERELGLASGPVGKD, from the coding sequence ATGGCAGTTGGAGTTTCGCCTGGTGAACTGCGTGAGCTCACCGAGGAAGAGCTGATCACGCGTCTGCGGGAGTCGAAGGAAGAGCTGTTCAACCTTCGCTTCCAGATGGCCACCGGTCAGCTGTCGAACAACCGCCGGCTGCGCACCGTGCGGCAGGAGATCGCGCGGGTCTACACCGTTCTGCGCGAACGCGAGTTGGGCCTGGCGTCCGGGCCGGTTGGTAAGGATTAG
- the rplW gene encoding 50S ribosomal protein L23, whose translation MATITDPRDIILAPVISEKSYGLIEDNTYTFIVAPESNKTQIKIAIEKIFDVKVDSVNTANRKGKRKRTRTGFGQRKSTKRAIVTLSAGSKPIELFGAPA comes from the coding sequence ATGGCAACGATTACAGATCCTCGCGACATCATCCTGGCCCCGGTCATCTCGGAGAAGTCCTACGGGCTCATCGAGGACAACACGTACACGTTCATCGTGGCACCGGAGTCCAACAAGACGCAGATCAAGATCGCTATCGAGAAGATTTTCGACGTGAAGGTCGACTCGGTGAACACCGCGAACCGGAAGGGCAAGCGCAAGCGCACCCGCACCGGTTTCGGTCAGCGCAAGAGCACCAAGCGCGCGATCGTGACCCTGTCCGCCGGCAGCAAGCCGATCGAACTGTTCGGAGCTCCGGCCTGA
- a CDS encoding nuclear transport factor 2 family protein → MTIPDPESFARDWCEAWNAHDVEAVLAHFHGDAVFTSPVAARVVPESGGVVRGKDALRRYWVAALAALPDLHFEVVATYVGTNALVINYRNHRDQLVNEVLIFDGALVREGHGTYLD, encoded by the coding sequence ATGACGATTCCCGACCCTGAGTCTTTCGCCCGGGACTGGTGCGAGGCCTGGAACGCTCACGACGTCGAGGCGGTCCTCGCGCACTTCCATGGCGACGCCGTCTTCACCTCGCCGGTCGCGGCGCGCGTGGTGCCGGAGTCCGGGGGAGTGGTGCGAGGCAAGGACGCGCTGCGCCGGTATTGGGTCGCCGCCCTCGCCGCGCTACCGGACCTGCATTTCGAGGTCGTGGCCACCTATGTAGGGACGAACGCTCTCGTCATCAATTACCGGAACCATCGCGACCAGCTGGTCAACGAGGTGCTGATCTTCGACGGCGCGCTGGTGCGCGAAGGCCACGGCACCTACCTCGATTAG
- a CDS encoding cytochrome P450, which translates to MTAPTTDEAAKVLADPTAYADDERLHSALRQLRATNPVAWVDNPPYRPFWAITKHADIMAIERDNNLFVSEPRPLLMQADAEDLLKAQAEAGMGLRTLIHMDDPHHRKVRAIGADWFRPKAMRDLKVRVDELAKRYVDRMRDVGPECDFVEEIAIQFPLYVIMSLLGLPEEDYGRMHALTQELFGGDDEEYSRGQSPEELFTVLLDFFQYFAALTASRRANPTEDLASAIANGRIDGEPLSDMDTASYYVIVASAGHDTTKDAISGGLHALIQNPGELARLKANPDLMSTAVEEMIRWSTPVKEFMRTATADTVVHGVPIAEGESVYLAYVSGNRDEEVFEDPFRFDVGREPNKHLAFGYGVHFCLGAALARMEMNSLFSELLPRLDSIELAGTPELSATTFVGGFKHLPIRYSLR; encoded by the coding sequence ATGACTGCACCCACCACGGACGAGGCCGCCAAGGTCCTTGCCGACCCCACCGCCTACGCCGACGACGAGCGCCTGCACTCGGCACTGAGACAGCTGAGGGCCACCAATCCCGTTGCCTGGGTGGATAATCCGCCGTACCGGCCGTTCTGGGCGATCACCAAACACGCCGACATCATGGCGATCGAGCGCGACAACAACCTGTTCGTCAGCGAACCACGTCCGCTGCTGATGCAAGCCGACGCCGAGGATCTGCTCAAGGCCCAGGCCGAGGCGGGCATGGGGCTGCGCACGCTGATCCACATGGACGACCCGCACCACCGCAAGGTCCGCGCGATCGGCGCAGACTGGTTCCGGCCGAAAGCCATGCGTGACCTGAAGGTCCGGGTCGACGAACTGGCCAAGCGGTACGTGGACCGGATGCGCGACGTGGGCCCGGAGTGCGACTTCGTCGAGGAGATCGCGATCCAGTTCCCGCTGTACGTGATCATGTCGCTGCTCGGCCTCCCCGAAGAGGACTACGGCCGCATGCACGCGCTCACTCAGGAGCTGTTCGGCGGAGACGACGAGGAGTACTCCCGCGGCCAGTCGCCCGAAGAGCTGTTCACCGTGCTCCTCGACTTCTTCCAGTACTTCGCGGCACTGACCGCATCCCGGCGTGCCAACCCCACCGAGGACCTCGCGTCCGCCATCGCCAACGGCCGCATCGACGGCGAGCCGCTCAGCGACATGGACACCGCGTCCTACTACGTCATCGTCGCCAGCGCCGGCCACGACACCACCAAGGACGCCATCTCCGGCGGGCTGCACGCGCTGATCCAGAATCCCGGTGAACTGGCCCGGCTGAAGGCGAATCCGGACCTGATGTCCACCGCCGTCGAGGAGATGATCCGGTGGAGCACACCGGTGAAGGAATTCATGCGCACCGCCACCGCCGACACCGTGGTGCACGGGGTACCGATCGCCGAGGGTGAATCCGTCTATCTCGCTTACGTTTCCGGCAACCGCGACGAAGAAGTGTTCGAAGACCCGTTCCGATTCGACGTCGGGCGCGAGCCGAACAAACACCTGGCCTTCGGCTACGGCGTGCACTTCTGCCTGGGTGCAGCGCTGGCTCGCATGGAGATGAACAGCCTGTTCAGCGAATTGCTGCCCCGACTGGATTCGATCGAACTGGCCGGTACCCCAGAGCTCTCCGCGACGACATTCGTCGGCGGCTTCAAGCACCTGCCGATCCGGTATTCGCTCCGCTGA
- a CDS encoding carboxylesterase/lipase family protein, with translation MLVSAIRPRRLLQRAAAVAATALLVAGCGLDPHSDGATAVAPDAATSDPALVHTTAGTVRGMVDPDLRFFGGIPYAAPPVGPLRFRPPAPALAWDGARDAAKPGARCIQDPKGDLEMGRNTSEDCLTLNVWTPPVQTSGARRPVLVWLHGGGFINGSSSIYNSTRLTTRGDIVVVTVNYRLGALGFLAHPALGAGPDVGNYGLADQQAALRWVRDNIAAFGGDPDKVTIAGESAGGMSVCDHLVAPASAGLFRGAIIASGPCQAQVSLPEATRSSLAYAKAAGCGDPADAADCLRQLPVDKLRKPVWYYGIGENTLSGPVTGTTLLPVDPMQAISTGGAARVPVMIGTTRDEFTLFVALQYLRAGKRFHADGYPRLLESTFGADAAAVAQRYPLDRYGGSAAVAYSTAVTDGAFACVADRIGDALVADAPVYGYEFADPAPPTPDPLRQLPFPVGASHSLDLRYIFNMGGAPPPTPEQVALSDQMIGYWSSFVRDGRPGGDGAPEWPALAGDEHDSRMSLRPDGSRVVTDYDQVHQCAFWADLQH, from the coding sequence GTGCTCGTGTCAGCTATCCGCCCGCGTCGACTGCTGCAGCGCGCTGCAGCAGTGGCCGCGACGGCGCTGCTGGTGGCCGGCTGTGGCCTGGATCCGCACAGTGACGGCGCCACCGCCGTCGCCCCGGACGCCGCGACGTCGGATCCGGCTCTGGTGCACACCACCGCGGGAACCGTCCGCGGGATGGTCGATCCGGACCTCCGCTTCTTCGGTGGAATCCCTTATGCTGCACCGCCAGTGGGCCCGCTTCGCTTCCGTCCGCCAGCTCCCGCGCTCGCGTGGGACGGGGCCCGTGACGCCGCAAAGCCGGGGGCCCGCTGTATCCAGGACCCCAAGGGCGACCTCGAGATGGGTCGCAACACCAGCGAGGACTGCCTGACCCTCAACGTCTGGACGCCTCCGGTGCAGACGTCCGGTGCGCGCCGGCCGGTGCTGGTGTGGCTCCACGGCGGCGGGTTCATCAACGGCTCCAGCAGCATCTACAACTCGACGCGGCTGACCACTCGTGGCGACATCGTGGTCGTGACGGTCAACTACCGGCTCGGCGCGCTCGGGTTCCTGGCCCATCCCGCGCTGGGCGCGGGACCCGACGTGGGCAATTACGGACTGGCCGACCAGCAAGCCGCGCTGCGCTGGGTACGCGACAACATCGCCGCGTTCGGCGGCGACCCCGACAAGGTGACCATCGCCGGTGAATCCGCCGGCGGGATGTCGGTGTGTGACCACCTCGTGGCGCCCGCGTCGGCCGGCCTGTTCCGGGGCGCCATCATCGCCAGCGGGCCATGCCAAGCCCAGGTCTCGCTGCCCGAGGCCACCCGGTCCAGCCTGGCTTATGCGAAGGCCGCGGGGTGCGGCGATCCCGCGGACGCGGCAGACTGCCTGCGTCAGCTGCCGGTCGACAAACTGCGAAAACCGGTGTGGTACTACGGAATCGGTGAGAACACGCTCAGCGGTCCAGTCACCGGGACGACGCTGCTGCCGGTTGACCCGATGCAGGCCATCAGCACTGGCGGTGCCGCTCGGGTGCCCGTGATGATCGGCACCACGCGCGACGAGTTCACCCTTTTCGTCGCACTGCAGTATCTGCGCGCGGGCAAACGGTTCCACGCCGACGGCTACCCGCGCCTGCTGGAGTCCACGTTCGGCGCCGACGCTGCCGCCGTTGCGCAGCGCTACCCGCTGGACCGCTATGGCGGCAGCGCCGCGGTCGCGTATTCGACCGCAGTCACCGACGGGGCGTTCGCCTGCGTCGCCGACCGCATCGGCGACGCGCTGGTCGCCGACGCTCCGGTGTACGGCTACGAATTCGCCGATCCAGCGCCCCCGACGCCGGATCCGCTGCGCCAGTTGCCTTTCCCCGTCGGCGCCAGTCATTCGCTGGATCTGCGCTACATCTTCAACATGGGCGGGGCGCCGCCACCCACGCCGGAGCAGGTCGCCTTGTCGGATCAGATGATCGGCTACTGGAGTTCGTTCGTCCGCGACGGCCGGCCCGGCGGCGACGGGGCGCCGGAATGGCCGGCGTTGGCCGGAGACGAGCACGACAGCCGGATGTCGCTGCGCCCCGACGGAAGTCGCGTGGTCACCGACTACGACCAGGTGCACCAGTGCGCGTTCTGGGCGGACTTGCAGCACTGA
- the rplP gene encoding 50S ribosomal protein L16 — protein sequence MLIPRKVKHRKQHHPEQRGIASGGTSVSFGDYGIQALGHAYITNRQIESARIAINRHIKRGGKVWINIFPDRPLTKKPAETRMGSGKGSPEWWVANVKPGRVLFELSYPDEKIAREALTRAIHKLPIKARIVTREEQF from the coding sequence ATGCTGATTCCCCGCAAGGTCAAGCACCGCAAGCAGCACCACCCCGAGCAGCGCGGTATCGCCAGCGGCGGCACCTCGGTCAGCTTCGGTGACTACGGCATCCAGGCCCTGGGCCACGCCTACATCACCAACCGGCAGATCGAATCCGCTCGTATCGCGATCAACCGGCACATCAAGCGTGGCGGCAAGGTCTGGATCAACATCTTCCCGGACCGCCCGCTGACCAAGAAGCCTGCCGAAACCCGCATGGGTTCCGGTAAGGGTTCGCCGGAGTGGTGGGTCGCCAACGTCAAGCCGGGTCGCGTGCTCTTCGAGCTCAGCTACCCCGACGAGAAGATCGCCCGGGAGGCGCTCACCCGCGCCATCCACAAGCTGCCGATCAAGGCACGCATCGTGACTCGAGAGGAGCAGTTCTGA
- a CDS encoding TetR/AcrR family transcriptional regulator yields MSSEHGDPRPARSRARLLEAATALLRSGGPSAVTIDAVIRASNVARATLYRHYPSGNDLLAAAFHALIPPAPVPLAEGDLRERLIALVRAQAELIAEAPVSLTAMSWLALGGNLEHLPSGAAGTESAEVRNLRERVAEQYAAPFEAVLSSPAAVAELGDVDRLRATVLLLGPVVLGKLSTLPNFDYREIAVAAVDGFLATHRISGANTGSAGA; encoded by the coding sequence GTGTCCAGCGAACACGGTGATCCCAGGCCGGCCCGCTCGCGGGCGCGGCTTCTCGAGGCGGCGACCGCCCTGTTGCGCTCCGGCGGCCCCAGTGCCGTGACCATAGACGCGGTGATCCGAGCGTCCAATGTCGCCCGGGCCACCCTCTATCGCCACTATCCCAGCGGAAATGACCTGCTGGCTGCCGCATTTCACGCGCTCATCCCGCCGGCCCCGGTGCCGCTCGCCGAGGGAGACCTGCGCGAGCGGTTGATCGCGCTCGTGCGTGCGCAGGCGGAACTGATCGCAGAGGCGCCCGTCAGCCTGACTGCCATGTCGTGGCTGGCGCTCGGCGGCAATCTCGAGCACCTGCCCTCCGGGGCGGCCGGCACCGAGAGCGCCGAGGTCCGCAACCTACGGGAGCGGGTGGCCGAACAGTACGCCGCGCCGTTCGAAGCGGTGCTCTCCAGTCCCGCGGCCGTCGCCGAACTCGGCGACGTCGACCGGCTCCGGGCGACCGTCCTGCTCCTCGGCCCGGTCGTGCTGGGCAAGCTCAGCACGCTGCCGAATTTCGACTACCGCGAGATCGCCGTTGCCGCCGTAGACGGATTCTTGGCGACCCACCGGATCAGCGGAGCGAATACCGGATCGGCAGGTGCTTGA
- the rpsC gene encoding 30S ribosomal protein S3 — MGQKINPHGFRLGITTEWKSRWYADKQYADYVKEDVAIRKLLATGLERAGIADVQIERTRDRVRVDIHTARPGIVIGRRGTEADRIRADLEKLTGKQVQLNILEVKNPEAVAQLVAQGVAEQLSNRVAFRRAMRKAIQSAMRQPNVKGIRVQCSGRLGGAEMSRSEFYREGRVPLHTLRADIDYGLYEAKTTFGRIGVKVWIYKGDIVGGKRELSAAAPAADRPRRDRPSGTRPRRSGSSGTTATSTEAGRAATGDVVASDATSGDAPTEATES; from the coding sequence GTGGGCCAGAAAATCAACCCGCACGGCTTCCGCCTCGGTATCACCACCGAATGGAAGTCCCGTTGGTACGCCGACAAGCAGTACGCGGACTACGTCAAGGAAGACGTCGCCATCCGCAAGCTGCTGGCCACCGGCCTGGAGCGCGCCGGTATCGCCGACGTGCAGATCGAGCGCACGCGTGACCGCGTCCGGGTGGACATCCACACCGCACGTCCGGGCATCGTCATCGGTCGCCGTGGCACCGAGGCCGACCGCATCCGCGCCGACCTGGAGAAGCTGACCGGCAAGCAGGTTCAGCTGAACATCCTCGAGGTGAAGAACCCCGAGGCCGTCGCGCAGCTGGTGGCGCAGGGCGTTGCCGAGCAGCTGAGCAACCGTGTCGCGTTCCGTCGTGCCATGCGCAAGGCCATCCAGTCGGCCATGCGTCAGCCCAACGTCAAGGGCATCCGGGTGCAGTGCTCGGGCCGCCTCGGCGGTGCTGAGATGAGCCGCTCGGAGTTCTACCGCGAAGGTCGCGTGCCGCTTCACACGCTGCGCGCCGACATCGATTACGGCCTGTACGAGGCCAAGACCACATTCGGCCGGATCGGCGTGAAGGTGTGGATCTACAAGGGCGACATCGTCGGTGGCAAGCGTGAGCTGTCCGCCGCCGCTCCCGCCGCCGACCGTCCCCGTCGGGATCGTCCGTCCGGTACCCGTCCGCGTCGCAGCGGTTCGTCGGGCACCACGGCGACCAGCACCGAGGCCGGCCGTGCGGCGACGGGTGATGTTGTTGCTTCAGATGCCACCTCCGGCGATGCGCCGACGGAAGCAACGGAGAGCTAG
- the rpsJ gene encoding 30S ribosomal protein S10, producing MAGQKIRIRLKAYDHEAIDASARKIVETVTRTGASVVGPVPLPTEKNVYCVIRSPHKYKDSREHFEMRTHKRLIDILDPTPKTVDALMRIDLPASVDVNIQ from the coding sequence GTGGCGGGACAGAAGATCCGCATCAGGCTCAAGGCCTACGACCACGAGGCGATTGACGCCTCGGCGCGCAAGATCGTTGAGACGGTCACCCGTACGGGAGCAAGCGTGGTCGGCCCGGTGCCGCTGCCGACCGAGAAGAACGTGTACTGCGTTATCCGGTCTCCCCATAAGTACAAGGACTCGCGGGAGCATTTCGAAATGCGTACCCACAAGCGCCTTATCGACATCCTCGACCCCACGCCGAAGACCGTTGACGCCTTGATGCGCATCGATCTGCCGGCGAGCGTCGACGTCAACATCCAGTAG
- the rplB gene encoding 50S ribosomal protein L2 yields the protein MGIRKYKPTTPGRRGSSVSDFAEITRSTPEKSLIRPLHGTGGRNAHGRITTRHKGGGHKRAYRVIDFRRHDKDGVNAKVAHIEYDPNRTANIALLHFVDGEKRYILAPKDLKQGDVIEQGPNADIKPGNNLPMRNIPAGTVIHAVELRPGGGAKLARSAGVSIQLLGKEGAYATLRMPSGEIRRVDVRCRATVGEVGNAEQANINWGKAGRMRWKGKRPTVRGVVMNPVDHPHGGGEGKTSGGRHPVSPWGKPEGRTRKPNKPSDKLIVRRRRTGKNKR from the coding sequence ATGGGAATTCGCAAGTACAAGCCGACGACCCCCGGTCGTCGCGGTTCGAGCGTCTCCGACTTCGCCGAGATCACTCGTTCGACTCCGGAGAAGTCGCTGATCCGTCCGCTGCACGGCACTGGTGGTCGTAACGCGCACGGCCGCATCACGACTCGTCACAAGGGTGGCGGTCACAAGCGTGCCTACCGCGTCATCGACTTCCGTCGCCATGACAAGGACGGCGTCAACGCCAAGGTCGCGCACATCGAGTACGACCCCAACCGCACCGCGAACATCGCGCTGCTGCACTTCGTGGACGGCGAGAAGCGCTACATCCTCGCCCCCAAGGATCTGAAGCAGGGCGACGTCATCGAGCAGGGGCCGAACGCCGACATCAAGCCGGGTAACAACCTGCCGATGCGCAACATCCCGGCCGGTACCGTCATCCACGCCGTGGAGCTGCGTCCGGGCGGCGGCGCCAAGCTGGCCCGCTCGGCCGGTGTCAGCATCCAGCTGCTCGGTAAGGAAGGCGCCTACGCCACGCTGCGTATGCCGTCCGGTGAAATCCGTCGCGTCGACGTGCGCTGCCGCGCCACCGTCGGCGAGGTCGGCAACGCCGAGCAGGCCAACATCAACTGGGGTAAGGCCGGCCGTATGCGGTGGAAGGGCAAGCGCCCGACCGTCCGTGGTGTCGTGATGAACCCGGTTGACCACCCGCACGGTGGTGGTGAGGGTAAGACCTCCGGTGGTCGCCACCCGGTCAGCCCGTGGGGCAAGCCCGAAGGCCGTACCCGCAAGCCCAACAAGCCGAGCGACAAGCTCATCGTCCGCCGCCGGCGCACCGGCAAGAACAAGCGCTAG